The Granulicella sp. 5B5 nucleotide sequence CAACCCACTAAATGGAACTCTGTCGTTCGTTTGAGCTACCTCTACACACACGGCACGAACCTGCTCAATTATTTCTTCTATAACGACCATCCTTCGGCCTTCAGTTGGGAGGTCTCGACAGGCCAGACCCCGCCTGCATCCAGTGCGATTGGACCGACGAATACGAGCACTGGCGAGGGCCCTTACGACAACGTCACTTATGGAACGGGAAGCTATCAGATCCAGAAGAGCGGTTGGTCGAATTACAACGCGTTGCAAGCCACTTGGCAGCGTCTGTACCACAACGGCAAGGCCTGGCAGATTATGTATGTGTGGTCGAAGTCCATGCGGACGGGCGGTGATTACGGCGGCGAAAATGCGGATGAGGTCGATCCTTATAGCGCTTACGCATTTTCAGGCGCGAGTTCGGTGAGCTATGTTCCGCAAGGGGGTACTGTATTGACTCAGCCCAACCTGCCGCCACCACCACCGCCAGGAACGCCGAAATGGGGTTACTACAAGGCTTTGAATCGCTGGGAAAACTATATGGTGGACACCAATAATCCACCCCAGCATCTTCAGGTCAACGGCCTCATTGATTTGCCGTTTGGACGTGGCAAGCGCTGGCTGGGGAACTCAAACCGCGCTTTGAATGAGATCATCGGCGGCTGGCAGTTAGCAGGAGCCGCACGCTTTACTGTGACAGACTTCCAGATCACAACCACGAACTGGGGAGCAACAAATCCGCTGAAAGTGTACAAGCACGGCGCACCCATTACGGACTGCCGCAGTGGCACTTGCCTGAAGAGCTACGAATGGTTCAATGGGTATCTTGCACCGACTGTCGTGAACAATAGTACCTGTGCTGCAGGACTCGCCGCGGTCGTCAAGGGGCTGCCTTCTAACTGGGCTCCTTATCAGTCGCCCATCGATACGGAATGCAGTGCTCCTGTCGCAGGCAAAACCGTGGTGGACAAATATTTCGGCACAAACGATGTGGCGATGACAGGCGTCATCAACTCCACAACCGGCCAGCAACAAGCAGCAGGGACGGTTCTTGCGTATGGCGTTGTCCCCTCCGAGAACAATAACGGCTCCTCACAGGGCGCTATCGATGTAACCAACCCGTACGGTCATACTGTCCTGAACGGGCCGTGGAACTGGAGTGTGGACGCCTCGTTGTTCAAGGTCTTTCCCATCACGCAGGGCTTGCTCCTTCGTGTCAACGTAGATGCGTTCAATGTATTCAACAACCAAGGACTTCCTAATCCCAGCGGGACCGACGGTACGGTGTGCACAACACCAGGTGGCCTTGGCTGCTCATCCTACAACACTCCGCGTCAGCTGCAATTCTCTGCGCGCCTTTCATTCTGAACAGTGTCGGCCACACGTAGAGATTCGCCGCTGATTGTGCTGGAACGGCAAAAGGGTGGCTGGCGCAGCTTTCGAATGCGCCAGCCACCCTTTTGCGACATTCGTAGCATTCGTTACGTTGCATAGCGATGATTAACCACAAATAGGGCTAAGCGGCTTGCCAGAAGCTAAGTTGTCAGAGGGAAAATGGTCGGGACGACTAGATTCGAACTAGCGACCTCACCCACCCCAAGGGTGCGCTCTACCAGGCTGAGCCACGTCCCGACTATTCGATTGTTGTCTGGAGCTGGTGCGCTCGTTGTATGGATGAATCCATACGCTCTAAGCTGGGCCACGTCCCGACTTGTTGCTGTTCGCTGCTCGCGCGGGAAGCGCCAGCTGCTGGGGTGTCTCTAGTCTACACGAAAGAGGCGGCGAGAACCCTATGCGGAAGGGGCGATGTATTCTTTTGGCAACTCGCCGCCGGAGCCGAAGAAGAACTCGTTCATCTGCTCGACGAGGAACTCCTGGGCCTCGCGGGTCCAGGGCTGGAGGCGGTACTCGTTAAGGAGCATCTTCTGGCGCTCGATCCACTCGTTCCAGGCTTTGAGAGAGACGGTCTTGTAGATCTTCTGACCGAAGTCGGAGTCAAACGGGGGCTCTTCGAGGCCCTCCATCTCGGCTTTGTATTTGGCGCAGAAAACCATGTGCGGCATATCGTGTTTCTCCCTAGTGGTTATAGTTTACCCGAGGAGAGAGGTAAGACACGAGAGGCGAGATTCGAATGGAGGCGGCTCTCTATAATCGTGGCGATGACTACGGTGAAGGCGGGCGGGATGACGGTTGAGGCGAAGATGGAGGCGCTGCGGGAAGAGCTGCGGCACCATGAGTATCTGTATTACGTGCTGGACCAGCCGGAGTGGACAGATGCGCAGTACGATGCGCGGATGAATGAGCTGAAGGCGCTGGAGGCAGAGCATCCTGAGCTGGTGGCTGCGGACTCACCGACTCAGCGGGTGGGCGGCAAGCCGAAGGAAGGCTTTGTGAAGGTGGCCCATTCGAAGCCTATGCTGTCGCTGGACAACGCGTACAACGAAGAAGAGCTACGGGCGTGGGCGGAGCGCGTGCAGGGTGGGCTGGCGGCGAGTGAGAAGCCGGGGTTTGTGTGCGAGCTGAAGCTGGATGGGTTGTCGCTGGCGCTGACGTATGAGGCTGGGGTGAAGGGGACTGCTGTGCTGAAGAGCGGCGTGACGCGGGGCGATGGCACGGTGGGCGAGGATGTGACGTCGAATGTGCGGACGATTCGGAGCGTGCCGCTGCATGTGAGCGCGAAGCGGCTGAAGGATGCGGGGCTGCCACAGCAGTTTGAGGTGCGCGGCGAGGTGGTGCTGCCGCAGGCGGCTTTCAGGAAGATGAATGAAGAACGCGAGGCGCAGGGGCTGGCGCCGGCGGTGAATCCGAGGAATGCCGCGGCGGGGACGCTGAGGACGCTGGAGCCGAATATCGTAGCGCAGCGGCGGTTGGAGTTGTTTGCGTACTTTCTGTTGAGTGCCGGCGGCGAAGGGGAACCAGCGACGGGAGAGTTTTTGCTGGAGACGCAGAGCGCAGGGCTGGAGGCGTTGCGCAGGGCTGGATTTCTGGTGAATCCGAACTCGCGGGTTGTGTCGTCGATCGACGAAGTACTTTCGTTTATCGCGGAGGCTGAGGCGAAGCGGGATGGGCTGCCGTATGAGATTGACGGTGTGGTGATCAAGGTGGATTCGACCGCGCAGCAGCGGCGGCTGGGGTTTACGGGCAAGGCTCCGCGGTGGGCGATTGCCTACAAGTTTCCGGCGCGGGCAGCGGTGACGATGCTGGAGGAAGTGCTCTTTCAGGTGGGACGCACAGGGAAGGTGACGCCGGTGGCGGCGCTGGCTCCGGTGTTTGTGGGTGGGACGACGGTGACGCGGGCGACGCTGCATAATGCGGATGAGATTGAGCGGCTGGGGCTGAAGATCGGCGATTTCGTTTCGGTAGAGCGTGGTGGGGATGTGATTCCGAAGATCACGGAGGTGGTGGAGGATGCGGCACATCCGCGTGGAGAACGGGAGATTGTGTTTCCCGAGGTGTGTCCGCGCTGCGGAGAGGCGCTGGTTCGCGAGCCTGGTGAAGTGGATCTGCGGTGCGTGAATGTGAGTTGCCCGGCGCGGCTGGAAGAGGAGTTGCGGCACTTCGCTTCGCGTGGGGTGATGAACATCGAAGGCATGGGTGAGTCGATGGTGGCCCAGCTTCTGGGACATACGCTGGCCGAGGTGGGTACCGCTAGTCTGGAGGCTTCGACGGATGAGAGTGAGATTGAAGCTGAGGCCCCGACGAAGACCGCGCTGGTGCACTCGATCGCCGATGTCTACGATTCGACGAAGGTGAACCGCGATACGCTGCTGACGCTGGAACGCATCGGCGAAAAGACGGCAGATGCACTTCTGGCCCAGATCGAGGCTTCGAAGAAGCAGCCGCTCAACAGAGTGCTGCTGGGGCTGGGCATCCGCCATGTTGGAGAACGTACGGCGCAGGCGTTGGCTGACGAGTTCGGATCGATCGATGCGTTGATCGGTGCGACTGAAGAAGAGCTGACGAAGGTGAATGACATTGGGCCGAAGGTTGCAGCCACGGTGCGCGAGTTCTTTACGAACGAACGCAACCTGGCGCTCGTGGAGCGGTTGCGAGGCTATGGGCTGACGTTTACTTCAAAGAAGCGAGAGCGCGGAACGAAGTTGGAGGGCATGACGTTTGTACTGACCGGGACGTTGCCCACGCTGACTCGCGATGAGGCGAAGGAGAAGATCGAGGCTGCGGGTGGGAAGGTTTCGGGATCGGTGAGTAAGAAGACGAGTTATGTGGTTGCCGGGGAAGAGGCCGGGTCGAAGCTGGAGAAAGCGCAGCAGCTGGGGGTTGCGGTTTTGGATGAGGCTGGGTTGCTGGCGATGCTTTGATGCGATGAGTTGAAAGCAGAAGGGCGTGGAGATGAACTCCACGCCCTTCTGCTTTTGGATGGGTTGGTTACTTTTCTGAGTGCCGCCCTTCGGATTTGTAGCCGGGGCGTGTTCGGTTGTGGTGAGCGGTGCGGCGATGTCCATGAGGTAGTCGGGGGTGCCAGCCACTCGCTCGAGGGTGGGGTATTTGTTGCCGTCGTGGTAGTTGATGTCGTAGGTGGTGAGGGTGCCTTCATGCTCTGCGACGATGTGGATGGGCTCAGTCTTGCCGACGGCGTCCTTGATGGCCTCGGTGAGAAGCTCGGGGGTGAAGGACTGGCCGTTGATGCCAATGATGCGCTCGCCGGGGTAGAGCTTGGCTGCATCGGCCGGGCCGCCGTAGCGGACGTCGGAGATGGTGCCTTCGGCCCCGCCGCCGCGTCCACCGCGTCCAGGACCACCGCCGCTGATGCGGAGGCCGATGGAGTACCAGACGTTGGGCCCACCGAAGCCGCGGCCGCCCGCGCCAGCGCGATCAGATGGCGGCTCGTGATCGAGGTAGACGAGCTTGTAGCCGCCTTGCGTGATGCCGTCCGTGTCGGCGTGCGGGTTGATGCCGTTGACCTTCTCACGCAGCATCTTGTCCCAATCGTAGGGAACAACCTTGTTGAGGTCTTCGACGAGCTCGGGGAACTCATAGCCGAGGATCATGGGGCCAGTGTTGCCGCCCCTGCCGAGGAAGATGCGCTGGAAGTCGGTGAGTGACTTCTTGTTGTTGGTGAGCTGGCGGATCTTGGTGTCGACATCCATCCAGACGAGGGTGCCTTCCTGGTAGTAGTCCTGACCGCGCTTCCAGTTGGACCACTCGGGATTACCGCCACGGAGGACGCTGGCGGCGATGGCGGTGTCCTCTGTGGAGCGCCAGTCGCGGCCGGGCTTGTAGT carries:
- a CDS encoding oxidative damage protection protein; translated protein: MPHMVFCAKYKAEMEGLEEPPFDSDFGQKIYKTVSLKAWNEWIERQKMLLNEYRLQPWTREAQEFLVEQMNEFFFGSGGELPKEYIAPSA
- the ligA gene encoding NAD-dependent DNA ligase LigA, encoding MTTVKAGGMTVEAKMEALREELRHHEYLYYVLDQPEWTDAQYDARMNELKALEAEHPELVAADSPTQRVGGKPKEGFVKVAHSKPMLSLDNAYNEEELRAWAERVQGGLAASEKPGFVCELKLDGLSLALTYEAGVKGTAVLKSGVTRGDGTVGEDVTSNVRTIRSVPLHVSAKRLKDAGLPQQFEVRGEVVLPQAAFRKMNEEREAQGLAPAVNPRNAAAGTLRTLEPNIVAQRRLELFAYFLLSAGGEGEPATGEFLLETQSAGLEALRRAGFLVNPNSRVVSSIDEVLSFIAEAEAKRDGLPYEIDGVVIKVDSTAQQRRLGFTGKAPRWAIAYKFPARAAVTMLEEVLFQVGRTGKVTPVAALAPVFVGGTTVTRATLHNADEIERLGLKIGDFVSVERGGDVIPKITEVVEDAAHPRGEREIVFPEVCPRCGEALVREPGEVDLRCVNVSCPARLEEELRHFASRGVMNIEGMGESMVAQLLGHTLAEVGTASLEASTDESEIEAEAPTKTALVHSIADVYDSTKVNRDTLLTLERIGEKTADALLAQIEASKKQPLNRVLLGLGIRHVGERTAQALADEFGSIDALIGATEEELTKVNDIGPKVAATVREFFTNERNLALVERLRGYGLTFTSKKRERGTKLEGMTFVLTGTLPTLTRDEAKEKIEAAGGKVSGSVSKKTSYVVAGEEAGSKLEKAQQLGVAVLDEAGLLAML